The proteins below come from a single Streptomyces spongiicola genomic window:
- a CDS encoding DUF402 domain-containing protein, with the protein MRSRFRRGEVIVRREILDGREWLVYPVRVASDDERALAVYLAQGTPLAFGGGDFRWGLHPWTEFEHVWQSSGVLQLQRAGDGYSVWGRWADGTLSEWYVNFQAPLVRTERGFDTLDHELDLVIPGDGSPYRWKDVEHFEERVRTGGFDAEEADAVRAAAASVVDLVERGACWWEQWRDWRAPADWAPPAAVALQDGNPVGAR; encoded by the coding sequence ATGAGGTCACGGTTCCGCAGGGGTGAGGTCATCGTCCGGCGCGAGATCCTGGACGGCCGCGAATGGCTGGTGTACCCGGTGCGGGTCGCGAGCGACGACGAGCGGGCGCTCGCCGTGTACCTGGCGCAGGGCACGCCGCTCGCCTTCGGGGGCGGCGACTTCCGCTGGGGGCTGCACCCCTGGACCGAGTTCGAGCACGTGTGGCAGTCCAGTGGCGTCCTCCAGTTGCAGCGCGCGGGGGACGGCTACTCCGTGTGGGGCCGCTGGGCGGACGGCACCCTGTCGGAGTGGTACGTCAACTTCCAGGCGCCCCTGGTCCGTACGGAACGGGGATTCGACACGCTGGACCACGAGTTGGATCTGGTCATCCCCGGCGACGGCTCCCCGTACCGGTGGAAGGACGTCGAGCACTTCGAGGAGCGGGTGCGCACGGGCGGCTTCGACGCCGAAGAGGCGGACGCCGTGCGTGCGGCGGCCGCCTCCGTCGTGGACCTCGTGGAACGCGGCGCGTGCTGGTGGGAGCAGTGGCGTGACTGGCGGGCACCGGCCGACTGGGCCCCGCCAGCCGCGGTGGCCCTCCAGGACGGCAACCCGGTGGGCGCGCGCTGA
- a CDS encoding D-glucuronyl C5-epimerase family protein, with amino-acid sequence MNGDAPLPPLPDQTGGGRISRPGRRIPYAQGAPSSRVAPGDVPTTLPFSFNQYGYRPVTDLPEYLRPWRDRPTRWENITPHTDKLFLDAEGVIQVREGAGMPGYDQPVTQIQFALGCITSYRTETDATRRALFLTRAKAQAKRLIDRRVEARGAWYFPYPFDYTHSTHSGVSYKAPWYSGMAQGEAISLFIQLSQLEAVTDVERSLYRQAADAAFASLLRGDDGTPWVVHKNATGYLWIQEYPGAQPAFGDYTYNGMIFALFGLWDYYAATGHELALALYDGGATTMARYFPLLRNVRWHSYYCQTHRIPTPSYHQHHINLFRQLHWQTGSPDFAYHTDVLTDDFPSPYLDDGSTVAFAAGTHTLYRLDTKADGGWDASKRDAQLETKKVTFTRATQAPADMRRRIQDRGIYYRISAGAYTGWWVGETWPTAFLRGQYLTTTYLPHRTITFPGGNREVDVYRFTEDGDDASIRTVSFTNPSNAPTDRRAIVNGRPMYQITAGALTGYWAAATGVTINGGTPVQP; translated from the coding sequence GTGAACGGTGACGCCCCGCTGCCGCCCCTGCCCGACCAGACCGGCGGCGGACGCATCTCACGGCCGGGCAGGCGTATCCCCTACGCGCAGGGCGCGCCCTCGTCACGCGTGGCGCCCGGCGACGTCCCCACCACGCTCCCCTTCTCGTTCAACCAGTACGGATACCGGCCGGTTACCGACCTCCCCGAGTATCTGAGGCCCTGGCGGGATCGGCCCACGCGATGGGAGAACATCACTCCCCACACGGACAAGCTGTTCCTCGACGCCGAGGGGGTCATCCAGGTACGCGAGGGCGCGGGCATGCCGGGCTACGACCAGCCGGTGACGCAGATCCAGTTCGCACTCGGCTGCATCACCAGCTACCGCACCGAGACCGACGCCACCCGCAGGGCACTCTTCCTCACCCGTGCCAAGGCACAGGCCAAGCGGCTGATCGACCGCCGGGTCGAGGCGCGCGGCGCGTGGTACTTCCCCTACCCGTTCGACTACACCCACTCGACACACTCCGGCGTCAGCTACAAAGCACCCTGGTACTCGGGCATGGCCCAGGGCGAGGCGATCAGCCTGTTCATCCAGCTCTCCCAACTCGAGGCCGTCACCGACGTAGAGCGGAGCCTGTACCGGCAGGCCGCCGACGCCGCCTTCGCCTCCCTGCTGCGCGGAGACGACGGCACGCCGTGGGTGGTCCACAAGAACGCGACCGGATACCTGTGGATCCAGGAGTACCCCGGCGCGCAGCCCGCGTTCGGGGACTACACGTACAACGGCATGATCTTCGCCTTGTTCGGACTGTGGGACTACTACGCGGCCACCGGCCACGAGCTTGCCCTGGCACTGTACGACGGCGGGGCCACCACCATGGCGCGCTACTTTCCGCTCCTACGGAACGTCCGCTGGCACTCCTACTACTGCCAGACCCACCGGATACCGACCCCCAGCTACCACCAGCACCACATCAACCTCTTCCGCCAACTGCACTGGCAGACCGGCAGTCCCGACTTCGCCTACCACACCGACGTCCTCACCGACGACTTCCCCTCCCCCTACCTGGACGACGGCTCGACCGTCGCCTTCGCCGCCGGTACCCACACCCTGTACCGGCTGGACACCAAGGCCGACGGCGGGTGGGACGCGAGCAAGCGTGACGCCCAACTGGAGACGAAGAAGGTCACCTTCACCCGGGCGACACAGGCCCCCGCCGACATGCGCCGCCGCATCCAGGACCGCGGCATCTACTACCGCATCAGCGCCGGTGCCTACACCGGCTGGTGGGTCGGCGAGACCTGGCCGACCGCCTTCCTCCGCGGCCAGTACCTGACCACCACCTACCTCCCCCACCGCACCATCACCTTCCCCGGCGGCAACCGGGAGGTCGACGTGTACCGCTTCACCGAGGACGGCGACGACGCGTCCATCCGCACCGTCTCCTTCACCAATCCCTCCAACGCGCCCACCGACCGCCGCGCCATCGTCAACGGGCGACCCATGTACCAGATCACCGCCGGCGCCCTCACCGGCTACTGGGCCGCGGCGACCGGTGTCACCATCAACGGCGGGACTCCTGTGCAGCCTTGA
- a CDS encoding FG-GAP-like repeat-containing protein: MHHASPFRLSALAAAALLSGPLALSATPAHAVTGTPAVGDAYAFTARLEIGDGEGNMRGCSGVLVDAQWVLTAASCFTGGLTELAPGRPVEKTVATIGRADLTGTGGHVAEIVDLVPRAGRDLVMARLATPATGITPVAMAVASPAVGDTLTVAGYGRTKTEWAPTKLHTGSFTINSVTETDVNIVGKTASDAICKGDTGGPLLRDNNGTPELVAVSSRSWQGGCFGQDAAETRTDAIATRTSITLGSRLNAGQSLQAGDMLTSATNRLTMQADGDLVIASRAGKVLWSTGTGGNPGATARLDASGNLVVRNAADTATLWESKTTAAGGQAVLTDRGNLVVYNTQNQSLWSSNTVVRNDINGDGRSDIGAWYDFTAGSDATYTFFGQGDNGALSAPFKSYAAPVGEWDARYMKFVSGDFNGDGRSDMAMLRGYSDASVKAFVALGKTDGGFATPVQAWSSPAGGPFHYSYMTPQAGDFNGDGRDDMAVWYAGADGTTKLHTFTTKTNGTFNTPVASWSAPKGTWLRTATKFVTGDFNGDGREELGVYYDQGGNGMKTYVFTTQPGGTFASPTPWWETTLKWDQAVPQAGDFNGDGHDDTLIWYDYADGSDKTSTMLFEKVDGQNRFGSAKLTLNSSGGFDVKRLQLATGDYNGDGRDDLAIMNHQSDNAVKMWTWTARPDALFNGGQAGWASNPGAWVYTSTKLVNTYHTGN; the protein is encoded by the coding sequence ATGCATCACGCCAGCCCTTTCCGTCTCTCCGCGCTGGCCGCGGCGGCCCTGCTCTCCGGGCCCCTCGCGTTGAGCGCCACACCTGCCCATGCCGTCACCGGCACTCCTGCCGTGGGCGACGCCTATGCGTTCACTGCGCGGTTGGAGATAGGCGACGGCGAGGGCAACATGCGCGGCTGCTCCGGCGTCCTTGTCGATGCCCAGTGGGTGCTGACCGCTGCCTCCTGCTTCACTGGCGGACTCACGGAGCTCGCGCCCGGCAGGCCTGTTGAGAAGACGGTGGCCACGATCGGCCGCGCCGATCTTACTGGCACTGGCGGCCACGTCGCCGAGATTGTCGACCTCGTGCCCCGCGCGGGCCGTGATCTGGTCATGGCACGCCTCGCAACCCCTGCCACCGGTATCACCCCGGTCGCAATGGCGGTTGCCTCACCTGCGGTTGGCGACACCCTGACGGTCGCCGGTTACGGCCGCACCAAGACCGAGTGGGCTCCCACCAAGCTGCACACGGGTTCATTCACGATCAATTCGGTCACCGAGACCGACGTGAACATCGTCGGCAAGACCGCCAGCGACGCTATCTGCAAGGGCGACACCGGCGGTCCACTTCTGCGGGACAACAACGGTACGCCCGAGCTCGTCGCCGTCAGCAGCCGTTCGTGGCAGGGCGGCTGCTTCGGCCAGGACGCGGCCGAGACCCGTACCGACGCGATCGCTACTCGTACCAGCATCACACTCGGCTCCCGCCTGAATGCAGGCCAGAGCCTGCAGGCTGGCGACATGCTCACCTCCGCCACCAACCGTCTGACGATGCAGGCGGACGGCGACCTGGTCATCGCCTCCAGGGCCGGTAAAGTCCTGTGGTCCACGGGCACGGGCGGCAATCCGGGCGCTACCGCCCGCCTTGACGCGAGCGGCAACCTGGTCGTGCGCAACGCGGCCGACACCGCGACCCTGTGGGAGTCCAAGACGACCGCCGCCGGCGGCCAGGCGGTCCTGACCGACCGCGGCAACCTGGTCGTCTACAACACCCAGAACCAGTCGCTGTGGTCCAGCAACACCGTCGTCCGCAACGACATCAACGGCGACGGACGCAGTGACATCGGCGCCTGGTACGACTTCACCGCCGGCTCGGACGCCACGTACACCTTCTTCGGCCAGGGCGACAACGGCGCGCTCAGCGCACCGTTCAAGTCCTACGCCGCCCCCGTGGGCGAATGGGACGCCAGGTACATGAAGTTCGTCTCCGGCGACTTCAACGGCGACGGCCGCAGCGACATGGCCATGCTGCGCGGCTACAGCGACGCCAGCGTGAAGGCCTTCGTCGCCCTCGGCAAGACCGACGGCGGCTTCGCCACCCCCGTCCAGGCCTGGAGCTCCCCCGCGGGCGGCCCCTTCCACTACAGCTACATGACCCCGCAGGCCGGCGACTTCAACGGCGACGGCCGTGACGACATGGCCGTCTGGTACGCCGGAGCCGACGGCACCACCAAGCTGCACACCTTCACCACCAAGACCAACGGCACCTTCAACACCCCCGTCGCCTCCTGGTCCGCCCCCAAGGGCACCTGGCTGCGCACCGCTACGAAGTTCGTCACCGGCGACTTCAACGGCGACGGCCGCGAGGAGCTGGGCGTGTACTACGACCAGGGCGGCAACGGGATGAAGACCTACGTCTTCACCACCCAGCCGGGCGGCACCTTCGCCAGTCCCACGCCGTGGTGGGAGACCACGCTCAAGTGGGACCAGGCCGTCCCGCAGGCCGGTGACTTCAACGGCGACGGCCACGACGACACCCTGATCTGGTACGACTACGCCGACGGCAGCGACAAGACCAGCACCATGCTGTTCGAGAAAGTCGACGGCCAGAACAGGTTCGGCTCCGCCAAGCTCACCCTCAACAGCTCCGGCGGTTTCGACGTCAAACGCCTGCAACTGGCGACCGGCGACTACAACGGCGACGGCCGCGACGACCTCGCCATCATGAACCACCAGAGCGACAACGCCGTCAAGATGTGGACCTGGACCGCCCGGCCCGACGCCCTCTTCAACGGCGGCCAGGCCGGCTGGGCATCCAACCCCGGCGCCTGGGTCTACACCTCCACCAAGCTCGTCAACACCTACCACACCGGCAACTAG
- a CDS encoding ALF repeat-containing protein → MTKKSSRLRWRHGRHISALALALSAAVVGTAWGESAAAAEIGLPDDARTQILEAWQFGGRAVRQEAETALVGTDDDLKAFLDTGFARARSEDERAAVLDLLNYAGPGVRAEAQDALSGTDAELHAFVTEGYKGPLADDRRVAVLTILGTGGKAVVREANKALDDGSDGALDTFLQSGQYMARQEDERVEVLSMLTGAGPNLTEAINRAMDGTAADVTMFLEKGQHLARARDQEKLTIDQLVMQAGAAGDRAHQATVAAQEASDRAEAASVAAKKAAQKAAEESAAAQADSVKASRAAGRAADAAKGAADAARTAVTASRTAVSAARTAASAAQAAAAAAAAASSASVRAWNAASAASKDASKAGAASQAAKAAKATAAKARKAADAAKAAATASSKAQESSAAAARAGQNAAASADAAADAAEAAGVSQAQAQRARDAAALARSSANTATAAANRAAALAQKAATAANQAHDAANSAADHAEAAAKAAEEAAAHAGQAVDWANKATANANDAIAAATDAGNAVKQAQNVAQLARDAEAAQLAEERDLAIEVAKQLKVEEDQYQAASRKTQAQEEAASQETKDLLAQAAADSDTAKAAELGRRAAVNLMADSSVWTRQAAQEALTGDDRDVVDWVKTGYTNAAGLDDREKVLTLAKLNKVVLSEAAQKALESTDPSAVSTFLLKGARDVQADDYRVAVLKALNGAGKAVTAAANKALDDGSVEALHQFLLHEHSQAQTEDDRVATLAALNGSGPNMEAAAQAALDGPEWMLQQFIDYAQYQAQEADNDTATHVASINAQIASAARITATAYKDAAEAAQAAADARHAADEAVQWADKAQDSAADAQNYANQAAASAKDADKFAQAAQTSATTAAQAASTARTASRQANYSANQAISSAHSAVAAASSAQTAADKAYADAIAAGKSATEAKTAAGEAKKISETKRKEELAAEAAKAAERARQNQTNGVDPANTADNDKINVGDVRKLSQEQQDAASAATSLAEISAILGGAAVVAAFVPGGQLLAGALGGASLVFAAASTMYNAKAYGWGSDQVVVGVAGMALSIGLGGLGSLAASQATQNFGKAAVSGINNAASAVVGWFTA, encoded by the coding sequence ATGACGAAAAAAAGCAGCCGCCTGCGATGGCGGCATGGCAGGCATATATCGGCCCTTGCGCTGGCCCTTTCCGCTGCCGTGGTCGGCACCGCCTGGGGCGAGTCCGCGGCCGCTGCCGAGATCGGTCTGCCTGACGACGCCCGCACCCAGATCCTTGAGGCCTGGCAGTTCGGCGGCCGCGCGGTCCGCCAAGAGGCCGAGACCGCGCTTGTCGGAACCGATGATGACCTCAAAGCCTTCCTCGACACTGGTTTCGCCCGGGCTCGCTCCGAGGACGAGCGCGCCGCCGTCCTCGATCTGCTCAACTATGCTGGCCCCGGCGTGCGGGCCGAGGCCCAGGACGCGCTCTCCGGCACGGACGCGGAGTTGCACGCCTTCGTCACCGAGGGGTACAAGGGCCCTCTGGCCGACGATCGCAGGGTCGCAGTACTCACCATCCTGGGCACGGGCGGCAAGGCGGTGGTACGCGAGGCGAACAAGGCTCTCGACGACGGCTCCGACGGGGCTCTGGACACCTTCCTGCAGTCGGGCCAGTACATGGCGCGTCAGGAGGACGAGCGTGTCGAGGTGCTCTCCATGCTCACCGGCGCCGGTCCGAATCTGACCGAGGCCATCAACCGAGCGATGGATGGCACTGCGGCCGACGTGACCATGTTCCTGGAGAAGGGGCAGCATCTGGCGCGGGCCCGTGACCAGGAGAAGCTGACGATCGATCAGCTCGTGATGCAGGCCGGGGCCGCGGGTGACCGAGCTCATCAGGCCACGGTCGCCGCGCAGGAGGCCTCCGACCGGGCGGAGGCAGCCTCTGTCGCGGCCAAGAAGGCCGCTCAGAAGGCGGCCGAGGAATCCGCCGCCGCCCAGGCTGACTCTGTCAAGGCCTCGCGCGCCGCCGGACGCGCTGCCGACGCTGCCAAGGGCGCCGCCGATGCCGCTCGAACCGCTGTGACCGCCTCGCGGACAGCGGTCTCCGCCGCTCGTACCGCTGCCAGCGCCGCGCAGGCCGCGGCGGCGGCCGCGGCCGCCGCCTCGTCAGCATCGGTACGCGCCTGGAACGCGGCATCTGCAGCGTCGAAGGACGCGTCGAAGGCAGGCGCCGCAAGCCAGGCGGCCAAGGCAGCCAAGGCAACGGCTGCCAAGGCCCGCAAGGCCGCCGACGCGGCCAAGGCCGCCGCCACCGCGAGTAGCAAGGCCCAGGAATCAAGCGCCGCGGCGGCGCGCGCCGGCCAGAACGCGGCCGCCTCGGCTGACGCAGCGGCCGACGCCGCCGAGGCCGCGGGCGTCTCGCAAGCACAGGCCCAGCGGGCCAGGGACGCGGCGGCACTGGCCCGGTCGTCCGCCAATACCGCCACGGCCGCGGCCAACCGGGCCGCCGCACTGGCGCAGAAGGCGGCCACCGCCGCCAACCAGGCCCACGACGCCGCGAACAGCGCGGCCGACCACGCGGAGGCCGCTGCCAAGGCCGCCGAGGAAGCCGCCGCACACGCCGGTCAGGCGGTCGACTGGGCCAACAAGGCCACCGCCAACGCCAATGACGCAATCGCCGCCGCCACGGACGCGGGCAACGCGGTCAAGCAAGCGCAGAACGTCGCCCAGCTCGCCCGTGACGCCGAGGCCGCACAACTCGCCGAAGAACGCGACCTGGCCATCGAGGTCGCCAAGCAGCTCAAGGTCGAGGAAGACCAGTACCAGGCGGCCAGTCGGAAGACCCAGGCCCAGGAGGAGGCAGCCAGTCAGGAGACTAAGGACCTGCTAGCCCAGGCAGCGGCCGACAGCGACACGGCCAAGGCCGCTGAACTTGGCCGCAGGGCCGCGGTTAACCTGATGGCCGACAGCTCTGTATGGACCCGCCAGGCCGCGCAGGAGGCGCTGACTGGCGACGACCGCGACGTCGTCGACTGGGTCAAGACCGGCTACACCAACGCGGCCGGGCTCGATGACCGCGAGAAGGTCCTCACCCTGGCCAAGCTCAACAAGGTGGTTCTGTCGGAGGCGGCGCAGAAGGCGCTGGAGAGCACCGACCCCAGCGCCGTCAGCACCTTCCTGCTCAAGGGCGCCAGGGACGTGCAGGCGGACGACTACCGCGTCGCCGTGCTCAAGGCACTGAACGGAGCGGGCAAGGCCGTCACCGCCGCCGCCAACAAAGCACTCGACGACGGGAGCGTCGAGGCCCTGCACCAGTTCCTGCTCCACGAGCACTCGCAGGCGCAGACCGAGGACGACCGGGTAGCGACCCTGGCCGCACTAAACGGCTCCGGCCCCAACATGGAAGCCGCCGCGCAGGCCGCCCTCGACGGTCCCGAATGGATGCTGCAACAGTTCATCGACTACGCCCAGTATCAGGCGCAGGAGGCGGACAACGACACCGCCACCCACGTGGCATCGATCAACGCCCAGATCGCCTCGGCAGCACGCATCACCGCCACCGCCTACAAGGACGCCGCCGAGGCCGCCCAGGCCGCAGCCGACGCCCGCCATGCAGCCGACGAGGCCGTTCAGTGGGCCGACAAGGCTCAGGACTCGGCGGCAGACGCACAGAACTACGCCAACCAGGCCGCAGCCTCCGCCAAAGACGCCGACAAGTTCGCCCAGGCCGCCCAGACCTCGGCTACAACCGCAGCGCAGGCTGCCTCGACCGCCCGCACCGCCAGCCGCCAAGCCAATTACTCCGCCAACCAGGCGATCAGCTCGGCCCACTCCGCGGTGGCCGCGGCCAGCAGCGCACAAACGGCCGCCGACAAGGCGTACGCCGACGCGATCGCCGCAGGCAAGTCCGCGACCGAGGCCAAGACCGCAGCAGGCGAGGCCAAGAAAATCTCCGAGACGAAGCGGAAGGAGGAGCTTGCAGCGGAGGCAGCCAAGGCAGCCGAGCGGGCCCGGCAGAACCAGACCAACGGCGTCGACCCGGCCAACACCGCAGATAACGACAAGATCAATGTGGGTGATGTCCGGAAACTGAGCCAAGAGCAGCAGGACGCTGCGTCGGCGGCTACCTCCCTGGCCGAGATCAGCGCCATCCTCGGCGGGGCCGCAGTCGTCGCGGCTTTCGTGCCTGGCGGCCAGCTTCTCGCGGGTGCTCTGGGAGGCGCCTCGCTCGTATTCGCGGCAGCCAGCACCATGTACAACGCCAAGGCCTACGGCTGGGGCAGTGACCAAGTGGTTGTCGGCGTCGCCGGCATGGCTCTCAGCATCGGACTTGGTGGGCTAGGAAGCCTCGCGGCCTCGCAAGCGACCCAGAACTTTGGCAAGGCAGCGGTCTCAGGAATCAACAACGCGGCCTCGGCGGTTGTGGGCTGGTTCACAGCGTGA